TATATGTGGTATTAACTAGGGCTAAAAATAATTTAATAGTTGTTTTAGATAAAAAAGTTGATAAATATTTACAAATAGCTTTTGAAAATTTAGAAAAGGATACTTTTGGTGTATTTAAACGAGAGGAAAGAGAAAAGGAATTATCTACTGAAGAGAAACTTCCAATAGAAGTAGATTTTCAAATGGATTTATGTGATGAAGATAAACTAAATGCAAATCTTGAAAAAATAATGGAAATTCATAGGGAATTTAATTTAGAAGCTGAAAGTAAAAGACTTATGGGTACAGGAGTTCACTTTTATTTAGAGAATATTATTTATGATACAGAGGAGGAGAGGAAAAAATCTTTTAATCTTACAATGAGTAAATATGGAACTTTAATAGGTGAAGAAAGGCTTTATACTATTTTAAAAAGTAAAGAGCTAGATGAATTTATGAAAAAAAATAAACTTATATTTTCTAGGGAATGGGATTATATTTATCCAGAATATGAAATATATGTGGAAGCTACTCAGGAATTAAGAAGAATAGATAGGATAATGATAAAAAAACCAAAGGATTACCCAATGGGAGAGATACTTATTGTGGATTATAAAACTGGAGGGATGAATCAAAGTCAGATAGATGAATATGTTCATTTAATAGAGGAGCAACTACGGGATATAGGAGAATATGAAAATTACAATGTTAAAGGTGAATTTATGGAGATTAAATTACCAGAGATAAAATTGTAGGAGGAAAAAATGGAAAATAAAGGAAGATGCACAGGATTAATTTTAGGGGTATCTATATTTTTAGGATTGAGCTCTCTAGGTTATTTACTAGGAAATAGTTATTTAAAAGGAAAGGAACTAAATAGGGTAGTTTCTGTTAAAGGTCTTGCTGAAAAGGAAGTTAAAGCAAATATCGTTCTTTGGCCAATAGATTTTAGAGTGACTGGGAATAATTTAGAAAGAATTTATGATTCCTTAGAAAAAGATAATAATAAAATTATTGGATTTTTAGAAAGTAAGGGAATTACAAAGGATGAAATAACAGTTTCAGCTCCCAAAATAGAGGATAAGGCTCTTTATGGAGATATGAATAAAATGGAATTTAGATATATTGCCAATGGAACCATAACAGTTTATTCAACAAAGGTTGATTTAGTATATAAATTAACAAATGAAATAGGAGAATTGGTAAAGGAAAATATAGCGTTAAATACAAACCAATATGGAAGTTATGTGGATTATATTTATACGGAATTAAACAGCATAAAACCTTCTATGATAGAAACAGCAACTAAAAATGCTAGAGAAGTTGCAGAAAAATTTGCAAAGGATTCTAATTCTACTTTGGGAAAAATAAAAAATGCAAATCAAGGACAATTTATAATTGAAAACAGAGATCAACATAACCCTCAAATAAAGAAGGTTAGAGTAGTAAGTACAGTGGAATATTACTTAACAGATTAAAAAATAGAAAAGGAAAAGAAAATAAAAGCTAGAAAAGTCCAGGGATGTTTATAAAGAAAAAGGAGATGGAGTTCTATGTTTTTCTTAACAACGGTAGAAAGTTTATTAATTATTCTTATTATTAGTGCCCTGGGATATTTTTTAAAAAAATATGATTGGTTTGATGATAAGTTTGGTAAAAGTATTTCGAGATTAGTTATAAAGGTGGCCTTGCCATGTGCTATATTTATGTCTGTGTTAAAGCATATTACAAGGGAAAATTTATTAAATCTATCAGGAGATTTAATATATCCAATTGTAACTGTGGTGATATCTTATACTGTAGCTTATATTTTAACTAAGGTAATGAAAATACCAGTAGGACGACGTGGTATTTTTATGAATGGAGTTGCAAATACCAATGTAGTTTCCATAGGATTGCCACTTAATATGGCTCTTTTTGGATCTGATGGAATGGCTTATTTTTTAATTTTCTATTTAGTTAATACTTTTTCAACTTGGTGTTTTGGAGTATATTTAATAGCCAATGATACTCCAAATGTTGAGGAAAATAAAGAACATAAAATAAATTGGGGAAAAATATTTCCACCTCCAATGATAGGGCTATTTATTGCAATTGTATATGTAATATTAGATTTACCTGTACCAAGATTTGTAGGAGAAACTTTAGGATTTGTAGGGGGATTAACAGTTCCCTTAAGCTTAATTTATGTAGGAATAAGAGTATTTGATGCAGGAATTTCTAGTATTAAATTTGATAGGGATACAATAGTAGCCCTATGTGGTAGATTTATATTAGCACCAGCTATAATGGTTTGTGTATTATTAATTGCTATGAAAGGATTTGACATTCAACTATCAAATTTACTTGTTAGAACATTTGTAGTTCAATCGGGAGTTCCTATGTTAGCAGTATTACCAATCCTTGCAGGGGAATCTGGAGGAGATGTAAAATATGCAACAAATTTATTAGTATCAAGTACAGTACTATTTATAGTTGTTGTACCTATTCTTGGAAAAGTTATAGGTTGGGTTTAAAAATAAAAAAAATATTGACATTTGTTTCTGAATAATATATTATACTTCAAAACCATCAAGAGAGACCGAGGGACTGGCCCTATGACGTTTCAGCAACCTACCATTATGGTGTGGTGCTAACTCCAGATAGATGGGAGGGATAAAAGTGTCAATTACTTACTCTCATCTTAATTAAAAATTAAGATGGGAGTTTTTTTTTATATGGGAGGTAAATTTATGATTGTTTTGGAAAAGGTTAATAAAGTATATAATGATACTTTTTATGCAGTGAAAGATGTGTCCTTAGATATTGAAAAGGGAGAAATATTTGGAATAATTGGATTAAGTGGAGCGGGAAAATCCTCTTTAATTAGATTATTTAATGGGCTAGAAGAAATGACATCTGGAAAAATAAAAATAGAGGGAGTTAATATTTCAGAGCTTTCTAAAAAAGATCTTTTAAATAAAAGAAAAAAAATAGGAATGATATTTCAACATTTTAATTTATTAAAATCAAGAACTGTAAAGGAGAATATAGGTTTTCCTTTGGAAATTGATGGTTGGAAAAAAAAGGATATAGAAAAAAGAGTTGAGGAGCTTTTGTTATTAGTGGAGTTAGAGGATAAGGGAGATTTTTATCCTTGTCAACTTTCTGGAGGACAAAAGCAAAGGGTTGCAATAGCAAGAGCTTTAGCCAATAATCCAAAAATTCTTTTATCAGATGAAGCGACTTCAGCCTTAGATCCTAAAACTACAAAATCTATTTTAAAATTGATAAAAGATATTCAAAAGAAAATGGATTTAACAGTTGTTTTAATAACTCATCAAATGGAAGTAATTAGAGAAATCTGTGATAGGGTAGCTGTAATGTCAAGGGGAGAGGTTATAGAAAGTGGCAAAACCTATGAGATTTTTCTAAATCCTAAAAGTGATATTA
This genomic stretch from Cetobacterium ceti harbors:
- a CDS encoding SIMPL domain-containing protein, whose translation is MENKGRCTGLILGVSIFLGLSSLGYLLGNSYLKGKELNRVVSVKGLAEKEVKANIVLWPIDFRVTGNNLERIYDSLEKDNNKIIGFLESKGITKDEITVSAPKIEDKALYGDMNKMEFRYIANGTITVYSTKVDLVYKLTNEIGELVKENIALNTNQYGSYVDYIYTELNSIKPSMIETATKNAREVAEKFAKDSNSTLGKIKNANQGQFIIENRDQHNPQIKKVRVVSTVEYYLTD
- a CDS encoding AEC family transporter, translated to MFFLTTVESLLIILIISALGYFLKKYDWFDDKFGKSISRLVIKVALPCAIFMSVLKHITRENLLNLSGDLIYPIVTVVISYTVAYILTKVMKIPVGRRGIFMNGVANTNVVSIGLPLNMALFGSDGMAYFLIFYLVNTFSTWCFGVYLIANDTPNVEENKEHKINWGKIFPPPMIGLFIAIVYVILDLPVPRFVGETLGFVGGLTVPLSLIYVGIRVFDAGISSIKFDRDTIVALCGRFILAPAIMVCVLLIAMKGFDIQLSNLLVRTFVVQSGVPMLAVLPILAGESGGDVKYATNLLVSSTVLFIVVVPILGKVIGWV
- a CDS encoding methionine ABC transporter ATP-binding protein, which gives rise to MIVLEKVNKVYNDTFYAVKDVSLDIEKGEIFGIIGLSGAGKSSLIRLFNGLEEMTSGKIKIEGVNISELSKKDLLNKRKKIGMIFQHFNLLKSRTVKENIGFPLEIDGWKKKDIEKRVEELLLLVELEDKGDFYPCQLSGGQKQRVAIARALANNPKILLSDEATSALDPKTTKSILKLIKDIQKKMDLTVVLITHQMEVIREICDRVAVMSRGEVIESGKTYEIFLNPKSDITKELISYVPLQEEEEIKYIKKPGNKIVKLMFLGAVAGDPILSKAVKNFGLDINVLSGAMDLLSGMVIGHLIVELMGDMEKQNKAITWFQSVDVGVEVIYNGI